One window of Athalia rosae chromosome 4, iyAthRosa1.1, whole genome shotgun sequence genomic DNA carries:
- the LOC105688740 gene encoding papilin isoform X6: protein MPVSSTRSLVLLIFILASHVTDTLARHHHIKLRHERHRRQHGESYLPSSFVLDTDEEERGNWGPWSIPSSCSRSCGGGVAHQTRRCHDIDDDGVERCSGSKKRFFSCNVQECPDPERDFRAEQCAEFNNVPIEGVYYDWIPYTGAPNKCELNCMPRGERFFYRHKLSVTDGTPCTNEQNDVCVEGKCRPVGCDMMLGSGAKEDRCRECGGDGSACDTVQGLLDMNDLQVGYNDILLIPAGATNIAIAEVRPSNNYLAIRNQTGHYYLNGNWRIDFPRSLKFVGSVFYYERKPKEFLAADMISALGPTTEALYIVLLYQDKNVGVKYEYSIPKKFSQKADPDSYTWVTEEYSECSVTCGGGIQSRLVRCVRRRDTEEADPNLCDQQLEPDSTQACAEEPCPPEWVIGNWGPCSEGCKPGGEQTREIKCQRVISGDIPSLVDDHTCLELIGPKDIEIQECNKDVECPNWHIGPWKPCDHLCGEGKQTRKITCYKKVEGKVFALPDSACHEERPESEKDCELRPCAGVDWVVSKWSGCDDNCGLNLETRTTSCVTLEGKVYPDDKCNAETKPKLMRECAAPDKCEYQWFATQWSECSAKCGSGIQTRNVFCANISPDLGTITKVESGKCDPEKKYNDTKDCVAEVEECGGEWFAGPWSECSKPCGGGDKTRKVICMKGGRVVPIKGNCEQHNIMFSSEVCNEKACEDDEVLPVEPDKISSLGEGDEEECEDYEDDELVIVGPDQPLVDGDDTSPFGSSSGDGEDEQMMGDDPRVQDELSLSAPLDDDEDDYGGESGSGDDTDFFTDSTTDDYFSTFEGSGSTITTDWDDTDSTITSSGSTQSANTETTSKNTGATEPPASPTKFKDIFDDFFPEVDTPKKSWKQSGGSVATTKSSSTTDSTISSDSDSSPSSSTGETDETSESISTSSSESTSESTASSDSSSSDTATETTASSGLESDETSSSSDTTLSSANPEATETGTTESSSFETTVSPSSDSTESESTKLSETEETGSSSSDTTVQSSSEATQSSEITGSTSSDTTESTGSETTLLSGSESTESSSFETTVSSSSDTTISGTSGSTESSTSDSTGSSISETEVSGTSGSTESSTSESTESSTSESTGSSVSETEVSGSSGPTESSTSESTGSSVSETEVSGSSGTTESSTSESTGSSISETEVSGTSGSTESSTSDSTGSSISETEVSGTSGSTESSTSESTGSSVSETEVSGSSGTTESSTSESTGSSISETEVSGTSGSTESSTSDSTGSSISETEVSGTSGSTESSTSESTGSSVSETEVSGSSGPTESSTSDSTGSTISETEVSGTSGSTESSTSESTGSSISETEVSGSSGPTESSTSESTGSSISETEVSGTSGSTESPGSTESTVSGSPSGSTETTELSSSESTVSGSSETTESSGSTETTVFSSTESTVFSETETTESTESSSSSETTLSGSSSESSETTGSDTSTDTTVSGDVGASESSTEPTEFTESTETTFSGETELTTDSGFTSEGTWETTESGLTSETDEEIDTTGQSHITDLFTTLSPIDQAITKEHKRRKCKARKHKKTCRTSQFGCCYDGIKAATGPFGKGCPIPETCKETEYGCCPDEVSPAAGPNNKGCPDSHCDETLFGCCPDNITPAEGNDFEGCPRACNETEFGCCPDDKTPAAGQDYLGCCNTTEHGCCPDGITAASGPHEEGCEVETTSPMTSTTTEEITTEISTSTTVEEGCASTEFGCCPEGKEPASGTDFAGCKEINRENCTESYYGCCPDQTSPALGENNKGCRMPCESSTFGCCTDGVTPAHGPYYDGCCLSTPYGCCPDNIRFAQGPNLYGCGCEYSGYGCCPDNITTALGPNNEGCRCEHTTHGCCPNRINAASGPDFEGCACHTYQFGCCPDGISVAKGPQGLGCGCESTEFRCCSDGKTPAKGPNYAGCTCDASKYGCCPDGVEEAQGENFEGCRTVPLAPGAACTLEKDRGTCWDLTVKWYYDTEYGGCSRFWYGGCEGNENRFKSQEECKQVCVEPKGRDACFLPKISGPCEGYHPTWYYDSERKQCGQFIYSGCNGNANKFKTIEECEELCVLPDEIDGCEQPKESGPCEGNFTRWYFNKESSRCEEFNYGGCKSNKNNFPTEISCQQQCLPPGRSRVQDECALEKDPGPCPGSSLRWYYDSKRKSCRQFVYGGCKGNGNKFRTYAACEQRCPVREQDICLLPAIIGDCHNWTQRWYYDAYEKQCRQFYWGGCGGNGNNFQTEYDCMHRCTALSVTEPTPVEEFRTEFCFQPEDNRICAEQSIKWFYDAGQGICKQFRYGGCSSSGNKFATVEECEYRCGNVQDLCDLPPIPGPCGAATRRFYYDRSRDSCLEFDYGGCQGNKNNFEDRSSCEQRCKGINATAIATTLAPVPVTVLTLTTPKPRDRIPAVSPTCSAPLDAGNCDADITAYWYNPEERICQAFIYGGCDGNANRFQTEEQCERLCGSFVGQDVCNLRVDTGPCRGAFPKYYYDYVTRTCREFLYGGCDGNANRFSTISECESICIHREEPPVSGNGTAISNLATCREPVDVGSCSTGEYIRFYYDDDRLTCLAFIYTGCGGNRNRFKTFNSCIKTCSPTINEVDVGPGPDSKDPCRDARVECETIRCPYGKEEYVDSDDCQRCRCADPCSTERCPEGTRCAITLTVERGTNIYKGICRPTTKPGNCPSVLNSTTCEEECSSDADCPEDYKCCSNGCGTSCLQPAPTEPVTTTFEPVTVLDAEPVPASVKEPENSRPSAPEGGYVILQCITSGNPRPIISWRKGVSLIDNSLSRYSIGSDGALQIVGLYRSDAGIYTCTATNRLAAPVRIQYVLEITVPLKVTVPEATEPYPVGSEFTIPCNVDSWLKPTVVWFKDDIPIQTNDRIKISDANRLIISDAEKTDSGTYRCEATTQDQTASGSVNITVEGIYIHPNCQDNLFLARCDLIVKAKYCQHTYYAKFCCRSCTEAGQLPARGPHINDTRRRRRSPSFLSLF, encoded by the exons gaatGTCCAGATCCTGAACGGGACTTCAGGGCAGAACAGTGCGCAGAGTTCAATAATGTTCCTATAGAAGGTGTCTACTACGA TTGGATTCCGTACACCGGTGCTCCGAACAAATGTGAATTGAACTGTATGCCGCGTGGGGAGAGATTCTTTTACCGTCACAAATTGAGCGTCACAGACGGAACTCCTTgtacaaacgaacaaaacgaCGTTTGCGTCGAGGGTAAATGCAGG CCCGTTGGATGCGACATGATGCTCGGTAGTGGTGCTAAAGAAGATCGATGCCGAGAGTGCGGCGGAGACGGATCAGCTTGTGATACGGTTCAAGGACTGTTGGACATGAACGACCTTCAAGTCG GTTACAATGATATTTTGCTGATACCTGCGGGCGCTACGAATATCGCAATCGCCGAAGTTCGTCCTTCTAACAATTATTTGG cCATCAGAAATCAAACCGGACATTATTACCTGAACGGAAATTGGAGGATAGATTTTCCCAGGAGTTTGAAATTCGTGGGGTCAGTTTTTTACTACGAAAGAAAACCCAAAGAATTTCTCGCCGCAGATATGATTAGCGCGTTAGGACCGACGACAGAAGCACTCTACATCGTG CTGCTGTATCAAGACAAAAACGTCGGCGTTAAGTACGAGTACAGTataccgaaaaaattttcgcaaaaagCGGATCCCGACAGTTATACTTGGGTTACGGAAGAATATTCGGAATGCAGTGTGACTTGCGGGGGAG GAATCCAATCGAGACTCGTGAGATGCGTAAGACGACGCGATACGGAAGAAGCGGATCCAAATCTTTGCGACCAACAGCTAGAACCGGACAGTACGCAAGCTTGTGCCGAGGAGCCTTGCCCCCCCGAATGGGTAATTGGAAACTGGGGACCTTGCAGCGAAGGGTGCAAACCGGGTGGCGAACAAACGCGAGAGATAAAATGCCAACGAGTTATCTCAGGCGATATACCGTCACTGGTCGACGACCATACCTGCTTGGAATTAATCGGACCGAAAGATATTGAAATTCAAGAGTGCAACAAAGACGTCGAATGCCCGAATTGGCACATCGGCCCATGGAAACCG TGCGATCATCTTTGCGGCGAAGGTAAGCAAACGCGAAAAATAACATGCTACAAAAAAGTAGAAGGAAAAGTGTTCGCCCTGCCCGACTCTGCGTGTCACGAAGAGCGAccggaaagtgaaaaagacTGCGAATTGAGACCGTGCGCAGGGGTTGATTGGGTTGTATCGAAATGGAGCGGG TGCGACGATAACTGCGGGCTGAATCTCGAAACGAGAACGACGAGTTGCGTAACACTGGAGGGTAAAGTTTACCCGGATGACAAGTGCAACGCTGAAACGAAGCCAAAATTGATGAGAGAATGTGCCGCCCCGGATAAATGCGAGTACCAATGGTTTGCCACGCAGTGGAGCGAG TGTTCTGCCAAGTGCGGTAGCGGAATCCAGACTCGCAATGTATTCTGTGCAAATATATCACCCGATCTCGGTACCATCACGAAAGTTGAATCCGGCAAATGCgacccagaaaaaaaatacaacgacaCCAAGGACTGCGTTGCCGAGGTCGAAGAATGCGGAGGTGAATGGTTCGCGGGTCCTTGGAGCGAG TGTTCCAAGCCGTGCGGCGGAGGTGATAAGACTAGAAAGGTGATATGTATGAAGGGTGGTCGGGTAGTTCCAATTAAGGGCAATTGTGAACAGCACAACATAATGTTCTCGAGTGAAGTTTGCAATGAGAAGGCTTGCGAAGATG ATGAAGTGTTACCGGTCGAACCGGACAAAATCAGCTCCCTCGGCGAAGGTGACGAAGAAGAGTGCGAGGATTATGAAGACGATGAACTCGTAATTGTCGGCCCAGATCAACCTCTAGTG gATGGCGACGACACATCACCTTTTGGCTCTTCTTCGGGAGATGGGGAGGACGAACAAATGATGGGTGACGATCCGCGGGTACAAGATGAACTGTCCTTGTCCGCCCCTCTTgatgacgacgaagacgatTACGGCGGTGAGTCGGGCAGCGGGGACGACACCGACTTTTTCACCGATAGCACGACAGACGATTACTTCTCAACTTTCGAAGGAAGTGGTTCCACTATAACGACAGACTGGGACGATACAGACAGCACTATAACTTCCTCAGGCTCTACGCAATCTGCAAATACTGAAACTACCTCCAAGAATACGGGTGCCACCG AGCCTCCTGCTTCCCCCACGAAATTCAAGGACATTTTTGATGACTTCTTCCCCGAGGTGGACACACCCAAGAAATCCTGGAAACAATCAGGTGGTAGCGTCGCTACAACAAAATCCAGCTCCACGACTGACTCCACAATTTCATCTGACTCCGATTCATCTCCTTCGTCGTCTACGGGTGAGACCGACGAAACTTCTGAATCAATTTCTACATCCAGCTCCGAATCAACATCGGAATCTACAGCAAGCTCAGATTCATCCAGCTCAGATACGGCCACGGAAACAACCGCATCATCCGGTTTGGAATCAGACGAAACATCTTCCAGTTCAGATACAACTTTATCATCGGCTAATCCAGAGGCGACGGAGACTGGCACGACCGAATCATCTAGTTTCGAGACGACAGTATCACCTAGTTCAGATTCGACAGAATCAGAATCGACGAAGTTATCGGAAACAGAAGAAACTGGATCCTCGAGCTCAGACACAACGGTTCAATCAAGTTCGGAAGCTACTCAATCATCCGAAATAACGGGATCAACAAGTTCAGACACAACTGAATCCACCGGTTCAGAGACGACGTTATTGTCTGGATCAGAATCAACCGAATCATCTAGTTTCGAGACTACGGTATCATCTTCCTCGGATACGACTATCTCCGGAACTTCTGGATCAACGGAATCGTCTACTTCGGATTCGACGGGATCATCCATATCGGAGACAGAAGTCTCCGGAACTTCTGGATCAACGGAATCATCTACTTCAGAGTCAACGGAATCATCTACTTCAGAGTCAACGGGATCGTCTGTATCGGAAACTGAAGTTTCTGGAAGTTCTGGACCGACAGAATCATCCACTTCGGAATCAACGGGATCGTCCGTATCGGAAACTGAAGTTTCTGGAAGTTCTGGAACAACGGAATCATCTACTTCAGAGTCAACGGGATCATCCATATCGGAGACAGAAGTCTCTGGAACTTCTGGATCAACGGAATCATCTACTTCGGATTCAACGGGATCATCCATATCGGAGACAGAAGTCTCTGGAACTTCTGGATCAACGGAATCATCCACTTCGGAATCAACGGGATCGTCCGTATCGGAAACTGAAGTTTCTGGAAGTTCTGGAACAACGGAATCATCTACTTCAGAGTCAACGGGATCATCCATATCGGAGACAGAAGTCTCTGGAACTTCTGGATCAACGGAATCGTCTACTTCGGATTCGACGGGATCATCCATATCGGAGACAGAAGTCTCCGGAACTTCTGGATCGACGGAATCATCTACTTCAGAGTCAACAGGATCGTCTGTATCGGAAACTGAAGTTTCTGGAAGTTCTGGACCGACAGAATCATCAACTTCGGATTCAACGGGATCAACCATATCGGAGACAGAAGTCTCCGGAACTTCTGGATCAACGGAATCATCTACTTCGGAATCAACGGGTTCGTCCATATCGGAAACTGAAGTTTCTGGAAGTTCTGGACCAACGGAATCGTCCACTTCGGAATCAACGGGATCGTCCATATCGGAAACTGAAGTTTCTGGAACTTCTGGATCAACGGAATCACCCGGTAGTACGGAATCAACGGTTTCTGGTAGTCCCTCTGGAAGTACGGAGACGACGGAATTATCGAGTTCTGAGTCGACGGTTTCTGGAAGTTCGGAGACCACGGAATCGTCCGGTAGTACAGAAACAACTGTTTTCTCTAGTACAGAATCGACGGTATTCTCTGAGACAGAAACTACAGAATCAACTGAATCGTCATCGAGCTCTGAAACGACCCTATCAGGATCATCGTCCGAATCGAGTGAAACAACGGGATCTGATACGAGTACCGACACTACAGTATCAGGGGATGTTGGAGCTTCGGAATCATCTACCGAACCCACAGAATTCACGGAATCAACGGAAACCACTTTCTCCGGTGAAACGGAACTCACAACAGATAGCGGATTCACAAGTGAGGGTACCTGGGAGACGACCGAATCAGGACTCACCAGCGAAACAGACGAAGAAATTGATACGACAGGGCAATCACACA tTACCGATCTATTTACGACCCTCAGTCCCATCGACCAAGCAATCACAAAAGAACACAAACGCAGAAAATGTAAAGCTCGCAAACACAAGAAAACTTGTAGAACTTCACAATTCGGCTGCTGTTACGATGGTATCAAGGCAGCAACGGGACCATTTGGAAAGGGTTGTCCCATTCCCGAAACGTGTAAAGAAACAGAATACGGTTGTTGTCCCGACGAAGTATCTCCGGCTGCCGGTCCTAACAACAAGGGTTGCCCAGATTCTCACTGCGATGAAACTCTATTCGGTTGTTGCCCCGATAACATCACCCCTGCCGAAGGCAACGATTTCGAAGGATGCCCCCGAGCGTGTAATGAAACCGA ATTTGGTTGCTGTCCCGACGACAAAACTCCAGCCGCAGGACAGGATTATTTGGGTTGTTGCAACACTACTGAACACGGTTGTTGTCCTGATGGAATTACAGCAGCATCTGGTCCACACGAAGAAG GTTGCGAAGTGGAAACTACATCGCCTATGACAAGTACGACAACTGAAGAAATTACAACCGAGATTTCTACCAGTACCACTGTAGAAGAGGGATGCGCGAGTACAGAATTTGGTTGCTGCCCCGAGGGCAAAGAACCAGCAAGTGGCACCGACTTCGCAGGATGCAAAGAGATCAACAGGGAGAACTGCACAGAATCTTATTACGGATGCTGCCCGGATCAGACCTCTCCCG CTCTCGGCGAGAACAATAAGGGCTGTCGCATGCCTTGCGAGAGCAGCACATTCGGTTGTTGCACAGACGGTGTAACACCCGCCCATGGACCATATTACGACGGATGTTGTTTGTCCACTCCCTACGGTTGCTGTCCAGATAACATACGTTTCGCGCAAGGTCCCAACTTATACGGATGCGGTTGCGAATACTCCGGCTACGGTTGCTGCCCCGACAATATTACTACTGCGCTAGGTCCCAACAACGAGGGATGCCGATGCGAACATACAACTCACGGCTGTTGTCCAAACCGAATCAACGCCGCTAGTGGACCAGATTTCGAAGGATGCGCGTGTCACACTTATCAATTCGGTTGTTGCCCCGACGGAATTTCCGTTGCAAAGGGTCCTCAAGGGCTAG GTTGCGGTTGTGAAAGTACAGAATTCAGGTGCTGTTCCGACGGCAAAACACCTGCAAAGGGTCCTAACTACGCCGGTTGTACTTGCGACGCATCTAAATACGGTTGCTGCCCAGACGGTGTGGAAGAAGCGCaaggagaaaatttcgaaggatGTCGCACGGTGCCATTGGCTCCTGGTGCCGCTTGCACATTGGAAAAGGATCGCGGTACATGTTGGGATCTAACTGTGAAGTGGTACTACGACACCGAATACGGAGGGTGTTCACGATTTTGGTACGGGGGTTGCGAGGGTAACGAAAATCGCTTCAAGAGTCAAGAAGAGTGTAAGCAGGTCTGCGTTGAACCCAAAGGACGAG atgCTTGCTTCTTGCCTAAAATTTCTGGACCGTGCGAGGGTTACCACCCGACGTGGTATTACGATTCGGAAAGAAAACAGTGCGGTCAATTCATCTACTCGGGATGCAACGGAAACGCTAATAAATTCAAAACGATCGAAGAATGTGAAGAACTTTGCGTTTTGCCCGACGAGATCG ACGGTTGCGAGCAACCCAAAGAATCGGGACCGTGCGAGGGTAACTTCACAAGATGGTATTTCAATAAAGAGAGTAGTAGATGTGAAGAATTTAATTACGGTGGTTgtaaatcgaacaaaaataatttcccaaCCGAGATATCTTGCCAGCAACAATGTTTGCCACCTGGTCGCAGTCGCG tacaAGATGAGTGCGCTCTGGAGAAAGATCCGGGGCCATGTCCCGGTTCTTCGCTACGCTGGTACTATGATTCCAAGCGTAAATCTTGTAGGCAATTTGTTTACGGCGGTTGTAAAGGCAATGGCAATAAATTCCGAACATACGCTGCTTGCGAGCAGCGCTGCCCCGTTAGAG AACAAGACATTTGTCTTCTGCCCGCGATTATTGGCGATTGTCACAACTGGACTCAACGTTGGTATTACGACGCTTACGAAAAACAATGCAGACAATTCTATTGGGGAGGTTGCGGCGGAAAcggaaataatttccaaaCAGAATACGACTGCATGCACAGATGCACAGCTTTATCCGTTACGGAACCGACCCCGGTCGAGGAATTCAGAACTG AATTCTGCTTCCAACCCGAGGACAACAGAATATGTGCCGAACAATCGATCAAATGGTTCTATGACGCCGGTCAAGGTATCTGCAAGCAATTCCGATACGGTGGCTGCTCGAGCAGCGGTAATAAATTCGCTACCGTCGAAGAGTGCGAATACCGATGTGGCAATGTacaag ATCTTTGCGATCTTCCGCCGATTCCTGGTCCTTGCGGGGCGGCTACAAGACGATTCTACTACGACAGATCGAGAGATTCTTGCCTCGAATTTGACTACGGCGGATGTCAAGGGAACAAGAATAACTTCGAGGACAGAAGTTCCTGCGAGCAAAGATGCAAAGGGATCAACGCTACCGCGATCGCGACCACATTAGCCCCCGTACCGGTCACCGTGCTAACTCTAACTACCCCTAAACCGCGCGATCGAATTCCGGCCGTCAGTCCGACGTGTTCCGCACCGTTGGACGCGGGTAATTGTGACGCGGATATCACCGCGTACTGGTACAACCCTGAAGAGCGAATTTGTCAAGCATTTATTTACGGGGGTTGTGACGGTAACGCCAATAGATTCCAAACCGAAGAACAGTGCGAACGACTCTGCGGAAGCTTTGTCGGCCAAG ACGTTTGTAATCTTCGAGTGGATACAGGACCTTGCCGCGGAGCATTCCCCaaatattattacgattatgtAACGCGAACATGTCGCGAATTCTTGTACGGCGGATGCGACGGTAACGCGAACAGATTCTCAACAATCTCCGAATGTGAATCCATTTGTATTCACCGAGAGGAACCACCTGTCAGTGGAAACGGTACCGCCATATCAAACTtag CGACCTGCAGGGAGCCAGTGGATGTTGGATCCTGTTCAACGGGAGAGTACATACGTTTCtactacgacgacgaccgcTTAACTTGTCTTGCATTCATCTACACCGGTTGTGGTGGAAATCGTAACAGATTCAAGACTTTTAACTCTTGCATTAAAACTTGCTCTCCGA CGATAAACGAGGTGGACGTAGGACCGGGACCAGATTCCAAAGACCCATGCCGAGACGCTCGGGTGGAATGCGAAACGATTCGTTGTCCCTACGGAAAAGAAGAGTACGTGGATAGCGATGATTGTCAGCGTTGTCGTTGCGCGGATCCTTGCAGCACGGAAAGATGTCCGGAAGGAACCAGATGTGCGATTACTTTGACCGTTGAGAGAGGCACGAATATATATAAGGGAATTTGCAGACCAA CCACAAAACCAGGAAATTGTCCAAGTGTACTGAACAGTACAACGTGCGAGGAAGAATGTAGTTCGGATGCCGATTGCCCCGAAGATTACAAATGCTGTTCGAACGGCTGTGGAACATCGTGTCTACAACCAGCTCCAACGGAACCTGTTACCACAACATTCGAACCAGTTACTGTACTTGACGCCGAGCCTGTGCCAGCCAGTGTTAAAGAACCAGAAAATTCAAGGCCTAGTGCCCCAGAGGGTGGATACGTTATTCTTCAGTGTATCACATCTGGTAATCCGCGACCAATTATCTCGTGGAGGAAAGGCGTTTCATTG ATCGACAACTCGTTGAGCAGGTACAGTATCGGATCAGACGGTGCTTTACAGATCGTTGGTCTCTATAGATCGGACGCAGGAATTTATACTTGCACAGCAACGAATCGTCTGGCTGCACCAGTCAGGATACAATACGTACTAGAAATCACTG TACCATTAAAAGTAACGGTACCAGAAGCTACGGAACCGTATCCCGTGGGAAGCGAATTCACAATACCTTGCAATGTCGATAGTTGGTTAAAACCCACGGTAGTTTGGTTCAAGGATGACATTCCTATCCAAACGAATGACAGGATCAAAATTTCCG ACGCTAACAGGCTAATCATTTCCGATGCGGAAAAAACCGATTCGGGAACTTACCGCTGCGAGGCAACAACTCAGGATCAAACAGCCTCAGGCTCTGTAAACATCACAGTTGAGG GAATCTACATCCATCCGAATTGCCAAGACAATTTATTCCTGGCAAGATGTGATCTGATTGTGAAAGCGAAATACTGTCAGCACACTTACTACGCTAAATTCTGTTGTCGATCGTGTACGGAGGCTGGTCAATTACCGGCAAGAGGACCACACATTAACGATAccagaagaaggaggagatcGCCTTCTTTCTTATCTCTCTTCTAA